The following proteins are encoded in a genomic region of Candidatus Kaelpia aquatica:
- the serS gene encoding serine--tRNA ligase, translated as MLDLKFIRENSDLIRESLKNRNMELDINNLLELDERRRAIIKEVDDLRHKHNKENKQIPKLKKEGKSIDGKLKELKELSDKIGFKEQELREIEEEVQELLLNIPNIPHDSVPVGPDASSNKVVREWGESKKFDFKPLTHVEIGENLDIIDFSRATKITGSNFILFKGLGAKLVRVLMNFMLDLHTEKHLYREVWPPLLVNRDSMTATGQLPKLEDDMYKLEGEDYFLIPTAEVPVTNIHRGETLGEDALPIYYTAYTPCFRKEAGSYGKDTKGLIRVHQFDKVEMVKITTPESSWDEHEKLTKDAEEVLQLLGLKYRVVVLSTGDLSFAASKCYDLEAWAPGLERWLEVSSCSNFTDFQARRSNIKLKRRDGSMVYPHTLNGSGLAFARVIICLLETYQQKDGSFSIPSALSPYMGGTAVIN; from the coding sequence ATGCTAGATTTAAAATTCATTCGTGAAAATAGCGATTTAATAAGAGAGTCTTTGAAAAATCGCAACATGGAATTAGATATAAACAATCTTTTGGAATTAGATGAGAGAAGAAGAGCGATCATAAAAGAGGTTGATGATTTAAGACATAAACATAATAAGGAGAATAAACAGATTCCGAAATTAAAAAAAGAAGGCAAAAGTATAGATGGTAAATTAAAAGAGCTAAAAGAGCTCTCTGATAAGATAGGTTTTAAAGAGCAGGAATTAAGAGAAATCGAAGAAGAGGTGCAAGAACTACTATTGAATATCCCTAATATTCCTCATGATTCAGTTCCAGTTGGACCGGATGCTTCATCTAATAAAGTAGTTAGAGAGTGGGGAGAAAGTAAAAAGTTTGATTTTAAGCCCTTAACCCATGTTGAGATTGGAGAAAATCTTGATATTATAGATTTCTCTCGAGCTACCAAGATAACAGGTTCTAATTTTATTCTATTTAAAGGTTTGGGTGCTAAATTAGTTAGAGTATTGATGAACTTCATGTTGGATTTGCATACTGAAAAACATCTTTATCGTGAAGTTTGGCCACCTCTGCTTGTTAATAGAGATAGTATGACTGCTACAGGACAGTTACCTAAGCTTGAAGATGATATGTATAAGCTAGAAGGCGAAGACTATTTCTTAATTCCTACGGCTGAGGTCCCTGTAACAAATATACATAGAGGAGAGACCTTAGGCGAAGACGCTCTACCTATATATTATACGGCCTATACTCCTTGTTTTAGAAAAGAGGCAGGGTCTTATGGTAAAGATACTAAAGGTTTAATTAGAGTACATCAGTTTGATAAGGTTGAGATGGTAAAGATTACTACTCCTGAATCTTCTTGGGATGAACATGAGAAACTAACTAAAGATGCTGAGGAGGTATTGCAGCTTTTAGGGTTAAAGTACAGGGTTGTAGTATTATCAACCGGGGATCTTTCTTTCGCAGCTTCTAAATGTTATGATTTAGAGGCCTGGGCTCCTGGGTTAGAACGTTGGCTTGAGGTGTCGAGCTGCTCTAATTTCACTGATTTTCAGGCTAGACGCTCTAATATTAAGTTGAAAAGAAGAGACGGTAGTATGGTGTATCCTCATACTCTTAATGGATCTGGCCTTGCGTTTGCCAGAGTCATTATATGTTTACTTGAAACCTATCAGCAGAAAGATGGTTCTTTTTCAATACCTAGCGCTTTAAGTCCTTATATGGGTGGTACAGCAGTTATAAATTGA
- a CDS encoding RtcB family protein, with protein MITSQIERVDNYRWRIPRDYQEGMRVPGIVYATEDMFNKAIDGQAFKQVANVAHLPGIVKYSLAMPDIHWGYGFPIGGVAATDPDNGGVISPGGVGYDINCGLRLLRSNLEYEDIKKEITNLVSSIYSSVPAGVGSKGDLVLSKKEERNLLIKGARWAVERGFGVKEDLTYCEENGQIDGADPDKVSDRAYERGRDQCGTLGSGNHFLEIQVIAEIYDEPSADSLGLKKGAITIMIHTGSRGFGYQVCDDYLKTMVKAVSKYNINIPDRQLASAPINSSEAKDYIGAMRCAANYAWANRQYITHLIRAVFEKYFNQSRSSLGLNLVYDVAHNIAKFEKHIVDGEEKTLCVHRKGATRAFGPNHAEIPEDYKDIGQPVIIPGDMGTASYLLLGTERAMKESFGSTCHGAGRVMSRTEAIKKGRNRSISKELKDRGIFVLSRGKKTLLEEMPDAYKDIDQVVNVVVSAGISKKVCKMRPLGVIKG; from the coding sequence ATGATAACTTCTCAGATAGAAAGAGTAGATAATTATAGGTGGCGTATACCTAGAGATTATCAGGAAGGTATGAGGGTTCCAGGAATAGTCTATGCTACTGAGGATATGTTTAATAAAGCTATAGACGGTCAAGCTTTTAAGCAGGTTGCCAACGTTGCACATCTCCCAGGAATAGTAAAATACTCTCTGGCTATGCCCGATATTCACTGGGGGTATGGTTTTCCAATAGGAGGAGTTGCAGCAACCGATCCTGATAATGGCGGTGTTATTTCACCTGGCGGAGTTGGGTATGATATTAATTGCGGCTTAAGACTTTTGCGTTCAAATTTAGAGTATGAAGATATTAAAAAAGAAATTACTAACCTGGTTTCATCTATCTATTCTTCTGTTCCTGCAGGAGTTGGCTCAAAAGGTGATCTTGTATTGTCCAAAAAGGAGGAGAGAAATCTTTTAATAAAGGGTGCAAGATGGGCTGTTGAGAGAGGATTCGGGGTAAAGGAAGATCTAACATATTGCGAAGAGAACGGTCAGATAGATGGAGCAGATCCTGATAAAGTGAGCGATAGGGCATACGAGAGAGGTAGAGACCAGTGCGGAACCCTTGGTTCCGGAAATCATTTCTTAGAGATTCAGGTGATAGCTGAAATATATGACGAGCCTTCTGCTGATAGCCTGGGGCTAAAGAAAGGTGCTATCACAATAATGATTCATACTGGTTCTCGTGGTTTTGGTTACCAGGTTTGCGATGATTATTTAAAAACTATGGTTAAGGCAGTTAGCAAATATAATATAAATATTCCAGATAGACAACTTGCTTCTGCTCCAATTAATTCTAGCGAAGCTAAAGATTATATCGGGGCTATGAGGTGTGCTGCTAACTATGCTTGGGCTAATCGGCAATATATTACTCATTTAATAAGGGCTGTTTTTGAAAAATATTTTAATCAAAGTCGGAGTTCTTTAGGGCTCAATTTAGTATATGATGTTGCTCACAATATTGCAAAATTTGAAAAACATATTGTAGATGGAGAGGAGAAGACATTATGTGTTCACAGGAAAGGTGCGACACGTGCATTCGGACCTAATCATGCTGAGATACCGGAAGATTATAAAGATATAGGTCAGCCTGTAATCATACCCGGAGATATGGGTACAGCCTCCTATCTCTTGCTTGGAACTGAACGTGCAATGAAAGAGAGTTTTGGTTCAACCTGCCATGGAGCAGGCAGGGTTATGTCTAGAACAGAAGCGATTAAAAAAGGTAGAAATAGGTCTATTAGTAAAGAGCTTAAAGATAGAGGAATATTTGTTCTGTCTCGAGGTAAGAAGACCTTACTTGAAGAGATGCCTGATGCATATAAAGATATAGATCAAGTTGTTAATGTTGTTGTCTCGGCTGGAATATCAAAGAAAGTTTGCAAGATGAGACCCTTAGGTGTTATTAAAGGGTAG
- the ilvD gene encoding dihydroxy-acid dehydratase → MRSDKIKKGVERAPHRALLYATGISKTAWRKPFIGMVSSFTDLVPGHVNMRVLERAIEQGVFSGGGVGFYFSVPGICDGIAMGHSGMKYSLPSRELIADMIESTTNAHQLDGLICLTNCDKITPGMLMAIARINIPAIVVTAGPMLAGNYKGKRLSLVRDTFEAIGQYKAGNMPKDELTELECRACPGAGSCQGMYTANTMACLTEALGMSLSFCATSPAVSAEAVRIARDSGERVIELVRKNIRPRDIMNSKSFDNAIAVDMALGGSTNTVLHLKAIAHEAGVELSLDRFDQISKKTPNICKLRPAGDYMMEDLHRAGGIPAVLKRLKKSIQNNITTSGYTVHKILDNAEIFDDDIIRPIAKAYSKEGGIAILKGNIAQDGAVVKQAAVSKEMLKFKGKARVFNSEEAANKAILDGKIKKGSVVVIRYEGPKGGPGMREMLAPTSAVYGMGLANDVALITDGRFSGGTRGPCIGHVSPEAQEGGAIALIQEGDVIEIDIPKGKLNLLISDKELKERKKKWRSPELKVKEGWLSRYAKLVSSASTGAVFK, encoded by the coding sequence ATGCGTAGTGATAAAATAAAAAAAGGTGTGGAAAGAGCTCCACATAGAGCATTACTCTATGCAACAGGAATATCTAAAACTGCCTGGAGGAAACCTTTCATAGGAATGGTTTCAAGTTTTACCGATCTTGTGCCAGGGCATGTTAATATGCGTGTCTTAGAGCGTGCAATTGAGCAGGGTGTATTCTCTGGAGGCGGCGTAGGTTTTTATTTTAGCGTGCCTGGTATCTGTGATGGAATTGCAATGGGGCATAGCGGTATGAAATATTCTTTACCATCACGTGAATTGATAGCAGATATGATTGAAAGCACTACTAATGCTCATCAGCTTGACGGCCTGATCTGCCTCACTAATTGTGACAAGATTACTCCGGGTATGCTAATGGCTATTGCCAGAATTAATATACCTGCGATTGTTGTGACGGCTGGGCCTATGCTTGCCGGTAATTATAAAGGTAAGAGACTCTCTTTAGTTCGTGATACTTTTGAAGCTATAGGTCAATATAAAGCAGGTAATATGCCTAAAGATGAACTTACCGAGCTAGAGTGCCGTGCTTGTCCTGGAGCTGGCTCATGTCAGGGAATGTATACAGCAAATACGATGGCTTGTTTAACGGAGGCTTTAGGAATGAGCCTTTCTTTCTGTGCTACCTCTCCAGCTGTATCTGCTGAAGCAGTAAGAATTGCAAGAGATAGCGGCGAAAGAGTTATAGAGCTTGTAAGAAAAAATATAAGACCAAGAGATATAATGAATAGTAAGTCGTTTGATAATGCTATAGCAGTTGATATGGCTTTAGGCGGCTCAACGAATACGGTTCTGCATCTTAAAGCTATTGCCCATGAAGCAGGAGTGGAATTGTCATTGGATAGATTTGATCAAATAAGTAAGAAGACCCCTAATATTTGTAAGCTTAGGCCAGCTGGAGATTACATGATGGAGGATCTACATAGAGCAGGTGGTATACCGGCTGTTCTTAAGAGGCTTAAAAAGTCGATTCAAAACAATATTACTACCTCAGGCTATACGGTGCATAAGATTTTAGATAATGCAGAGATATTCGATGATGATATTATACGGCCAATAGCAAAGGCTTACTCTAAAGAGGGTGGTATTGCGATATTAAAAGGTAATATTGCACAAGACGGTGCAGTTGTTAAACAGGCGGCTGTATCTAAGGAGATGCTTAAGTTTAAAGGTAAGGCCAGGGTGTTTAATTCTGAAGAGGCTGCAAATAAGGCTATTTTAGATGGCAAGATAAAGAAAGGTTCGGTGGTTGTTATAAGATATGAAGGGCCTAAGGGTGGTCCCGGCATGCGTGAGATGTTAGCTCCGACTTCAGCTGTATATGGTATGGGTTTAGCCAATGATGTTGCCTTGATAACTGATGGCAGGTTCTCAGGAGGTACTCGTGGACCTTGCATCGGACATGTCTCTCCAGAGGCCCAGGAGGGTGGCGCTATTGCTTTAATTCAGGAGGGTGATGTCATTGAGATCGATATTCCTAAAGGCAAGTTAAACCTTTTGATCTCGGATAAAGAGCTAAAAGAGAGAAAAAAGAAATGGCGTAGCCCAGAACTAAAAGTGAAAGAAGGTTGGCTCTCTCGCTATGCTAAACTGGTTAGCTCTGCGTCTACAGGAGCTGTTTTTAAATAA